The Bdellovibrionota bacterium genome includes a region encoding these proteins:
- the purD gene encoding phosphoribosylamine--glycine ligase, which yields MNILIIGNGGREAAIAKELTHSKKVKDLHMLPVNQAFSSKIKTHDISPDDHDKILKFVKDNKIDLVVIGPEKPLVDGLSDFLRSNEVNVFGPSQKGAMLEGSKIFCKEFLDSAGVPTAKSIQVFSDDDILEKSKTFSAPWVVKADGLAGGKGVYICENEEELKLSGKDLFVDKKLGETRVFLEEYISGKELSYLIVTNGRISEPLPLAQDHKRIFDQDQGPNTGGMGAVAPLKIPDDLSKKIQVEIVDRTLKQLQKDNIDYRGVIYFGVMVKDNQPYVLEINARFGDPETQVTMPLLDGDWADVFWSISQGTVNKLKWKKLYATAIVMAAPGYPEDPEKNVFINGNIFDEKIGAYYICAGVKQNPHAQWVTNGGRVLNAVGIAETAKKSIEVAYGYAEKINWRGILKRSDIGQKVLKKNDFIF from the coding sequence ATGAACATTTTGATTATTGGAAATGGTGGACGCGAAGCTGCAATTGCAAAAGAGCTCACGCACTCTAAGAAAGTGAAAGACCTGCACATGTTGCCGGTGAATCAAGCTTTCAGCTCTAAAATTAAAACTCATGATATTTCGCCTGACGATCACGATAAAATTTTAAAATTTGTAAAAGACAACAAGATTGATCTTGTTGTGATTGGACCTGAAAAACCTTTGGTGGATGGGCTCTCCGATTTTCTTCGCTCAAATGAAGTAAATGTTTTTGGACCTTCACAAAAAGGCGCCATGCTAGAAGGATCAAAAATATTCTGCAAAGAATTTTTAGACTCTGCGGGAGTTCCCACAGCAAAGAGCATTCAGGTTTTTTCTGATGATGATATTTTAGAGAAATCTAAAACATTCTCTGCTCCTTGGGTGGTGAAGGCCGACGGTTTGGCTGGGGGAAAAGGCGTTTATATTTGCGAGAATGAAGAAGAATTAAAACTTTCAGGGAAAGATTTATTCGTAGATAAAAAATTAGGAGAGACGAGAGTTTTCTTAGAAGAATATATTTCTGGAAAAGAATTAAGTTATTTGATCGTAACCAACGGAAGAATATCTGAGCCTTTACCACTTGCTCAGGATCACAAAAGAATTTTTGATCAAGATCAAGGCCCCAACACAGGCGGAATGGGCGCGGTGGCTCCTTTAAAAATTCCTGATGATCTTTCAAAAAAAATCCAAGTGGAAATTGTTGATAGAACATTAAAGCAGCTTCAAAAAGACAATATCGATTATCGCGGAGTGATTTATTTCGGAGTGATGGTAAAAGACAATCAACCTTACGTTCTAGAAATCAACGCAAGATTTGGTGACCCTGAAACGCAAGTGACCATGCCTTTACTTGATGGTGACTGGGCTGATGTATTCTGGAGCATCTCTCAAGGTACCGTAAATAAATTAAAATGGAAAAAATTGTACGCTACGGCAATTGTCATGGCAGCTCCAGGCTATCCTGAAGATCCAGAGAAAAACGTTTTCATTAACGGTAATATCTTCGACGAAAAAATAGGTGCCTACTACATTTGCGCCGGCGTAAAACAAAACCCGCATGCGCAATGGGTAACCAACGGCGGCAGAGTATTGAACGCCGTAGGAATTGCCGAGACTGCAAAAAAATCCATCGAAGTAGCTTATGGCTATGCCGAAAAAATAAATTGGCGAGGAATTTTAAAAAGATCCGACATTGGTCAAAAAGTCTTAAAGAAAAACGATTTCATCTTCTAA
- a CDS encoding HAMP domain-containing sensor histidine kinase — protein MLRERRLLDNVVQIAHDIRSPVFALMAVLESSGEFDDKKRKLIMSVAQRLQDIADGILQENRQAKEVHIASAIQEILNEKKATFPRFEFKFENSTNSDVTSLLNPIEMKRIISNLINNSVEAYEGKTGKIKVSLVNARGVTKITVKDNGKGIPLSLMSQIYWRSFKIGGSGLGLSHAKKYIESIGGKIDVNSLPYQGTEVCISL, from the coding sequence ATGTTACGTGAAAGACGCTTATTAGATAATGTAGTACAAATCGCTCACGACATCCGCTCTCCAGTATTTGCCCTAATGGCTGTTTTAGAATCCTCCGGCGAATTCGACGACAAAAAAAGAAAACTTATAATGTCAGTGGCTCAAAGATTACAAGATATCGCAGACGGAATTTTGCAAGAAAACCGTCAAGCAAAAGAAGTCCACATCGCTTCCGCAATTCAAGAAATCCTAAATGAAAAAAAAGCTACATTTCCAAGATTCGAATTTAAATTTGAGAACAGCACAAACTCAGATGTAACGAGCCTACTTAATCCTATAGAAATGAAAAGAATCATTTCTAATCTCATCAATAATTCCGTCGAAGCTTATGAGGGTAAAACAGGGAAAATCAAAGTTTCTCTCGTAAATGCCCGCGGAGTTACCAAAATCACGGTTAAGGATAATGGCAAAGGAATTCCATTATCTTTAATGTCCCAAATTTATTGGAGGTCCTTTAAGATTGGCGGATCGGGCTTAGGCCTTTCTCACGCAAAGAAATACATCGAATCCATCGGCGGAAAAATTGACGTTAACTCTTTACCATATCAAGGAACCGAAGTTTGCATTTCACTTTAG
- a CDS encoding alpha/beta fold hydrolase, producing the protein MGKILFIFLLVTVFLYKVFSFAASTEECKQRIQNLDSNWKYDKIQVPFDWEHPETSEKIEVYYYFKDQVLVQGKIPIVFINGGPTISSVAGIPIFSKIKKLDNENLILMDQRGTGCSTPFLEPTDENIEIFKKYGSESIVRDAEAIRKKLFGRKKWKVYGQSFGGLTSFRYLEMFPNSIDSAHIHGFGFSEKTEDFLDARETRLKELTNDLLSYHNPKVSSKTIGEIIDTIVHSGNEEGRIFYKNLCIEIEGVLKNKLCGQNIFDGLFLMIGFHNMWPIIHEKLFKISEFIEAKNFKELDAFFKNFAHTYVLRFNKKNQMAALNLITYNELIPGRFFYDGCTKVSENIIFSECRFGRLFIMPLENRPTFQPNPIDLERVKENISEYKIPIHYYAGRYDTFLPVHLLEWTAAKLNIENSFHIFESSGHEGYYTEDLVISNLIKN; encoded by the coding sequence GTGGGAAAAATATTATTTATTTTTTTACTCGTAACTGTTTTTTTGTATAAGGTATTCTCTTTCGCCGCTTCCACCGAAGAATGTAAACAAAGAATTCAAAATCTCGACAGCAATTGGAAATATGACAAAATACAGGTCCCATTCGATTGGGAACATCCAGAGACATCAGAAAAAATTGAGGTTTATTACTACTTTAAAGATCAAGTTCTAGTTCAAGGTAAAATACCAATTGTATTTATAAATGGTGGACCAACAATATCGAGCGTTGCTGGCATACCCATATTCAGTAAAATTAAAAAGCTGGATAATGAAAATTTAATTCTTATGGATCAGAGAGGAACGGGTTGCTCTACACCATTTTTAGAGCCCACAGATGAAAATATAGAAATTTTTAAGAAATATGGTTCAGAGTCTATCGTTAGAGATGCCGAGGCTATTCGAAAAAAATTATTTGGAAGAAAAAAGTGGAAAGTCTATGGCCAGAGCTTTGGGGGCCTAACCTCTTTTAGATATCTTGAGATGTTTCCAAACTCTATCGATTCGGCTCATATTCATGGTTTTGGTTTCTCAGAAAAAACAGAGGATTTTCTCGATGCTAGAGAAACCCGTCTCAAAGAATTAACCAATGATCTCTTAAGCTACCACAACCCTAAAGTTTCCTCAAAAACCATTGGGGAGATCATAGATACCATCGTTCATTCCGGAAACGAAGAGGGACGAATTTTCTATAAAAACTTATGCATTGAAATCGAAGGAGTTTTAAAAAATAAACTCTGCGGACAGAATATTTTTGATGGTTTATTCTTGATGATAGGTTTTCATAATATGTGGCCCATAATACATGAGAAGCTATTTAAAATATCCGAATTCATTGAAGCAAAAAATTTTAAAGAATTAGATGCTTTTTTTAAAAATTTTGCGCACACCTACGTTTTAAGATTCAATAAAAAAAACCAAATGGCCGCCTTGAATTTGATAACATATAACGAACTCATTCCTGGCCGATTTTTTTATGATGGCTGCACAAAGGTATCGGAGAATATAATATTTTCTGAATGCCGATTTGGAAGGCTTTTTATAATGCCGCTCGAAAATCGTCCAACATTTCAACCAAATCCTATTGATTTAGAGAGAGTTAAAGAGAACATATCTGAATATAAAATTCCGATTCACTATTACGCGGGTCGATACGACACATTCTTACCTGTCCATTTACTTGAGTGGACTGCCGCAAAGCTGAACATAGAAAATTCTTTTCATATATTTGAAAGCTCGGGTCACGAAGGCTATTACACCGAAGACTTAGTTATCAGTAATTTAATCAAAAATTGA
- a CDS encoding valine--tRNA ligase has protein sequence MSETLSDRYNHKEVESKNYEFWLKNNYFKAADVSTKPPYSIVIPPPNVTGTLHIGHALNHTIQDVLTRWKRMSGFNALWLPGTDHAGIATQMVVEKELLKQDVKRKDLTREQFLEKVWDWKDKYGSRILGQMKYMGDSVDWDRTRFTLDEGLSQAVREVFVKLHKDGLIYRGQRLVNWDTHLETAVSDLEVENEERNGTLWHLKYQIEGTNEFLVIATTRPETLLGDTAVCVHPDDERYKKYIGKNVVLPLLGRKIKIISDDYVDQDFGSGVVKITPAHDFNDYEIGKRHNLQFINILNPDGTLNENAGPYKGLKVQNARKKILEDLAAQELIAKEQPHKLTVPICSRSGVIIEPYLSNQWYVAIKKLAEPAKNVVKSGAITFEPESWSKTYLHWMENIEDWCISRQLWWGHRIPAWHCDNCQKITVELKDPTECSHCKSKKIHQDTDVLDTWFSSALWPFSTLGWPKETESLKTFYPTTVLVTGHDIIFFWVARMVMMGLYFVGDVPFRKVYINGIVRDANGKKMSKSVGNTVDPLDIIEKHGADSLRYTLLSLISSGKDIKFSEQRLEGYRNFMNKIWNATRFSLSNLSDFKETKQIVPEKSALNLADKWLTFRLGEVEAEVQDALENYRFSDATTALYQFVWNDFCDWYVEYTKPILYGNDSQDKKGTQMVLAVTLNRIMRLLHPFVPFITEEIFQKLPIKSASVTVDAYPTKHNDEEWLSIGNKDAHFEFELLKDVITAIRNIRGENLIKPGVKMNVKLSPGDEKVQKILEENKSAVIRLAGLDQCDIALVKDFAKCAVSLVQKTSGQKQDHKVEVVIPLEGLIDFAAEISRIEKLIEKSSKELGSTEGRLRNDKFVKNAPPEVIEKDKARIEELKSQISTLSAQIKRLQ, from the coding sequence ATGTCAGAAACATTATCAGATCGTTATAATCATAAAGAAGTTGAATCTAAAAACTACGAGTTTTGGCTAAAAAATAATTACTTTAAAGCCGCCGACGTTTCGACTAAACCACCTTACTCCATCGTCATTCCCCCGCCCAATGTGACAGGCACATTGCACATCGGACATGCCCTCAATCATACAATTCAAGATGTTCTTACTCGCTGGAAGAGAATGAGCGGTTTCAATGCCCTTTGGTTACCAGGAACTGATCACGCAGGTATAGCTACGCAAATGGTAGTTGAAAAAGAACTTCTCAAACAAGATGTAAAAAGAAAAGATCTTACTCGCGAACAATTCTTAGAAAAAGTTTGGGATTGGAAAGACAAGTACGGCTCAAGAATTTTAGGGCAAATGAAGTACATGGGCGATTCAGTGGACTGGGATAGAACACGATTTACGTTGGACGAAGGTTTGTCTCAAGCGGTAAGAGAAGTTTTTGTGAAGTTACACAAAGACGGATTGATCTATCGCGGCCAACGCCTTGTGAACTGGGATACTCACCTGGAAACGGCAGTTTCTGATCTCGAAGTTGAAAACGAAGAAAGAAACGGAACTCTTTGGCATTTGAAATATCAGATCGAAGGCACGAATGAGTTCTTAGTGATTGCAACAACAAGACCCGAGACACTTCTTGGAGATACCGCAGTTTGCGTTCATCCTGACGACGAAAGATACAAAAAATATATTGGAAAGAATGTAGTTCTGCCATTATTGGGAAGAAAAATTAAAATCATTTCTGACGATTACGTAGATCAAGATTTTGGATCCGGAGTTGTGAAGATAACTCCTGCTCATGATTTCAATGATTATGAGATTGGAAAGAGACACAACTTACAATTCATCAATATCTTAAATCCCGATGGAACTCTAAATGAAAACGCGGGTCCATACAAAGGATTGAAAGTTCAAAACGCGAGAAAGAAAATCTTAGAGGATTTAGCAGCTCAAGAACTTATCGCCAAAGAACAACCACACAAATTGACAGTACCCATCTGCTCAAGATCAGGTGTTATCATTGAGCCTTATCTTTCCAATCAATGGTACGTAGCCATTAAAAAATTAGCAGAGCCTGCAAAGAATGTCGTCAAGAGTGGCGCAATCACTTTTGAACCGGAAAGCTGGTCCAAGACCTATCTTCACTGGATGGAGAATATTGAAGACTGGTGTATTTCAAGACAGCTTTGGTGGGGACACAGAATTCCAGCTTGGCACTGTGACAATTGCCAAAAGATCACCGTGGAACTCAAAGATCCAACAGAGTGCTCTCACTGCAAATCTAAAAAAATTCATCAAGACACTGACGTGTTAGACACTTGGTTCTCATCCGCACTTTGGCCGTTTTCAACATTGGGTTGGCCAAAAGAGACTGAAAGCTTAAAAACTTTTTACCCAACAACAGTTCTTGTGACTGGTCATGATATTATTTTCTTCTGGGTTGCGAGAATGGTAATGATGGGACTTTATTTTGTGGGCGATGTACCTTTCAGAAAGGTTTATATTAATGGTATCGTAAGAGATGCCAACGGCAAAAAAATGTCCAAGTCTGTAGGCAACACAGTGGATCCTCTCGATATCATCGAAAAGCATGGTGCCGATTCTTTGAGATACACGCTGCTGTCTCTGATCTCATCTGGAAAAGATATTAAATTCTCCGAACAACGCTTAGAAGGTTACAGAAACTTTATGAATAAAATTTGGAACGCGACGAGATTTTCGCTTTCAAATCTTTCTGACTTTAAAGAAACAAAACAGATCGTCCCTGAGAAATCAGCTCTCAATCTTGCAGACAAGTGGCTGACTTTCCGTCTAGGCGAAGTGGAAGCTGAAGTTCAAGATGCACTAGAGAATTACAGATTCTCGGATGCAACGACAGCGCTTTACCAATTCGTTTGGAATGATTTTTGTGACTGGTATGTGGAGTACACAAAACCAATTCTTTATGGAAATGATTCTCAAGATAAAAAAGGCACCCAAATGGTTCTTGCAGTAACTCTCAATAGAATTATGAGATTACTTCATCCGTTCGTTCCGTTTATTACAGAAGAAATTTTCCAAAAACTACCAATCAAATCAGCCTCCGTGACTGTTGACGCTTATCCAACAAAGCACAACGACGAAGAATGGTTATCGATTGGAAATAAGGATGCTCACTTTGAATTTGAACTTTTAAAAGATGTCATCACAGCGATCAGAAACATCCGCGGCGAAAACTTGATCAAGCCAGGTGTAAAGATGAACGTAAAACTTTCTCCAGGCGATGAAAAAGTACAAAAAATTCTAGAAGAAAATAAATCCGCGGTCATTCGCTTAGCAGGTCTTGATCAATGCGATATCGCACTTGTAAAAGACTTTGCGAAGTGCGCGGTGTCTTTGGTTCAAAAAACATCAGGCCAGAAACAAGATCATAAGGTTGAAGTGGTCATTCCACTTGAAGGCTTGATCGATTTCGCAGCTGAGATTTCAAGAATTGAAAAGTTAATTGAAAAATCATCAAAAGAATTAGGATCAACTGAAGGCAGACTCAGAAACGATAAATTCGTTAAAAACGCACCCCCAGAAGTCATCGAAAAAGACAAAGCCCGAATCGAAGAACTAAAATCCCAAATTTCAACCCTGTCGGCTCAGATTAAACGCCTACAATAA
- a CDS encoding acetyl-CoA C-acetyltransferase produces the protein MKSIVVVSGKRTPFGAFGGSLKDVSATDLGVAASKAAMEQAKISPDEIDHIVMGTVVQAAKDAIYLPRHIGLKAGIPMNRGALGVNRLCGSGFQSWINAVQMIQTGESEVVLAGGVEQMSQIPYILRGARWGYRMGQGEVEDYLTAALTDSYTGTPMAITAENLAEQYKISRDDVDQFALSSQKKYKAAFDKKYFDAEISPVTIVNPKGNVVVTKDEHPRPETTIEGLQKLKPLFKKEGTVTAGTASGIVDGACASILMSEDEAKRRNLKPMARIVSYASVGCDPKIMGIGPVYAIQNALKKANMKLEQMDLIEVNEAFGAQFLSVQKELKFNPEITNVNGGAIAVGHPLGASGTRIMNHLMYELERRNKKFGVGSACIGGGQGIAIVIERL, from the coding sequence ATGAAATCGATAGTTGTAGTATCAGGGAAACGCACACCGTTTGGTGCATTTGGTGGATCTTTAAAAGACGTATCAGCTACAGATCTAGGAGTTGCTGCATCAAAAGCAGCAATGGAGCAAGCCAAAATATCCCCAGATGAAATTGATCACATTGTAATGGGCACAGTAGTACAAGCTGCAAAAGATGCCATCTATCTTCCAAGACACATTGGACTCAAAGCTGGAATCCCAATGAATCGCGGAGCCCTTGGCGTTAACCGCTTATGTGGTAGCGGATTTCAATCGTGGATAAATGCTGTGCAGATGATTCAAACAGGAGAATCTGAAGTTGTCCTCGCGGGCGGAGTAGAACAGATGTCCCAAATTCCCTACATCCTTCGCGGAGCTAGATGGGGCTACAGAATGGGTCAAGGCGAGGTGGAAGATTATCTAACTGCTGCCTTAACTGATTCTTACACCGGAACTCCAATGGCGATCACTGCGGAAAATTTAGCTGAACAATATAAAATCTCAAGAGATGATGTTGACCAATTCGCACTCTCTTCTCAGAAAAAATATAAAGCAGCGTTTGATAAAAAATATTTCGATGCAGAAATTTCTCCCGTGACAATCGTAAACCCTAAAGGAAACGTTGTTGTCACTAAAGATGAACACCCAAGACCCGAAACAACAATCGAAGGCTTACAAAAACTTAAACCTCTCTTCAAAAAAGAAGGAACGGTCACCGCAGGAACGGCTTCGGGAATCGTGGACGGAGCCTGTGCAAGTATTCTAATGTCTGAAGACGAAGCAAAAAGAAGAAATCTAAAGCCTATGGCTAGGATTGTTTCTTACGCATCAGTGGGCTGCGATCCAAAAATCATGGGAATCGGACCAGTCTACGCAATTCAAAATGCGCTTAAAAAAGCAAACATGAAATTAGAGCAAATGGATCTCATAGAAGTGAACGAAGCCTTCGGAGCACAATTCTTATCCGTACAAAAAGAATTGAAATTCAATCCTGAAATCACAAACGTAAACGGCGGAGCCATCGCTGTAGGACATCCACTCGGAGCGAGCGGAACTAGAATCATGAATCATTTGATGTATGAGTTAGAGAGAAGAAATAAAAAATTCGGAGTTGGTAGCGCTTGTATTGGTGGCGGTCAAGGTATTGCGATTGTGATCGAAAGATTATAG
- a CDS encoding acyl-CoA dehydrogenase family protein encodes MKNFAAPDFYQIDPLLSLDEKMVRDSVRSFVTKEVMPIIEKNHREGTFPKQLIPGFANLGVFGPTIEGYGCAGLNYTSYGLIMQEIERGDSGLRSFVSVQGGLCMYPIYKFGTDEQKNKYLPKMAKGEMIGCFGLTEPDFGSNPSGMITRAKDKGDHYILSGTKMWITNGSIADLAIVWAKNDDGKVIGLIVDKDSPGFKTKDIINKFSLRASVTSELIFEDVKISKSQALNVVGLKGPLSCLNQARYGISWGAIGSAMACYNEALNYAKTRIQFDKPIASFQLVQAKLVYMFTEITKAQLLCYQLGKLMDQGTAIPQQISMAKMNNVRLALDIARTTRDILGAAGITDEYQCGRHMANLESVNTYEGTEDIHRLILGEHITGIPAYS; translated from the coding sequence ATGAAAAATTTCGCAGCGCCAGATTTTTACCAGATTGATCCCCTGCTCAGTTTGGATGAGAAGATGGTTAGAGATTCGGTTAGAAGTTTTGTCACAAAAGAAGTTATGCCGATCATAGAAAAAAATCATCGCGAAGGAACTTTTCCAAAACAACTTATACCTGGTTTCGCGAACTTAGGAGTTTTTGGTCCAACCATCGAAGGCTACGGTTGTGCTGGACTCAACTACACGAGCTATGGATTGATCATGCAAGAAATAGAGCGTGGCGATTCTGGCTTGAGATCTTTTGTATCGGTGCAAGGCGGACTTTGCATGTATCCAATTTATAAATTCGGAACCGATGAACAAAAAAACAAGTACTTACCGAAAATGGCCAAGGGAGAAATGATTGGTTGTTTTGGTTTAACAGAACCTGACTTCGGATCAAATCCATCAGGCATGATTACGAGAGCAAAAGATAAAGGCGACCACTACATATTGAGTGGAACGAAGATGTGGATCACTAACGGTAGTATTGCTGATCTTGCCATCGTGTGGGCAAAAAACGATGACGGAAAAGTTATCGGTCTGATTGTGGATAAAGATTCTCCAGGTTTCAAAACCAAAGATATCATTAATAAGTTCTCATTAAGAGCATCTGTCACTTCAGAATTAATTTTTGAAGACGTAAAAATTTCTAAATCTCAAGCACTGAATGTGGTGGGATTAAAAGGTCCTTTGAGTTGTTTGAATCAAGCACGTTACGGAATTTCTTGGGGAGCCATTGGTTCGGCGATGGCTTGTTACAATGAAGCGCTCAATTACGCAAAAACCAGAATTCAATTTGATAAGCCCATCGCAAGCTTTCAACTGGTTCAAGCCAAACTTGTTTACATGTTTACAGAAATCACTAAGGCACAATTATTATGTTACCAACTTGGAAAATTAATGGATCAAGGGACGGCAATCCCCCAACAAATCTCCATGGCCAAAATGAATAACGTAAGACTTGCCCTCGATATCGCAAGAACCACACGCGATATTTTAGGCGCGGCAGGCATCACCGATGAGTACCAATGCGGCCGTCACATGGCAAATTTAGAAAGCGTAAACACCTACGAAGGAACCGAAGACATTCATCGACTTATTTTAGGCGAACATATCACGGGAATTCCGGCATATAGCTAA
- the ddlA gene encoding D-alanine--D-alanine ligase codes for MKKRVAVIFGGKSAEHEISLMSAKNVVNALDPKKYEAILIGISPEGHWKYLKEAQTLLNSGKLTKFLDTQKNTKEVSVVPGQESGSLTTVDETFKIDVVFPVLHGPFGEDGTVQGMLKLLNIPYVGPDVLASSVSMDKDVMKKLLRDSKIPVARWACFRRHEAKDFPYSKISQELGTTVFLKPANMGSSIGVHKVTSEAEYKVAIDDAFQYDNKVLVEEQIKGREIECSVLGNEYPKASLPGEVIVTSKDGWYSYDAKYVDEKGADTKIPADLPQHMIEKIQKTAVETFKALGCEGMSRVDMFVCPDEKIYINEINTIPGFTNISMYPKMWEATGLKYSDLIDTLIDLAIQRFQRDQKLKILKD; via the coding sequence ATGAAAAAAAGAGTGGCAGTTATTTTTGGTGGAAAATCAGCGGAACACGAGATCTCTCTGATGTCGGCAAAAAATGTGGTGAATGCGCTTGATCCAAAAAAATACGAAGCGATTCTTATCGGTATTAGTCCTGAGGGTCATTGGAAATATCTCAAAGAAGCTCAAACTCTTCTGAACTCTGGCAAATTGACAAAATTTTTAGACACGCAAAAAAACACGAAAGAAGTTTCCGTAGTTCCTGGTCAAGAGAGTGGGTCTTTGACAACGGTAGATGAAACATTCAAGATCGATGTGGTTTTTCCAGTTCTTCATGGTCCTTTTGGTGAAGATGGAACAGTTCAAGGGATGTTGAAGCTTTTAAACATTCCCTACGTCGGCCCCGATGTTTTAGCGTCGAGTGTTTCTATGGATAAAGACGTAATGAAAAAACTTTTGCGAGATTCAAAAATTCCTGTGGCTCGCTGGGCCTGCTTCAGAAGGCACGAAGCTAAAGATTTTCCTTACTCAAAAATTTCACAAGAACTTGGGACGACGGTATTCTTAAAACCGGCGAATATGGGTTCATCGATCGGCGTTCACAAAGTGACAAGCGAAGCGGAATACAAAGTTGCAATCGACGATGCCTTCCAATACGACAATAAAGTTTTAGTCGAAGAACAAATCAAAGGCCGTGAAATCGAATGTTCGGTTCTTGGAAATGAATATCCAAAAGCTTCACTTCCGGGTGAAGTGATCGTGACATCAAAAGACGGTTGGTATTCTTATGACGCAAAATATGTGGACGAGAAGGGTGCTGATACGAAAATCCCTGCGGATCTGCCACAACACATGATTGAAAAAATTCAAAAGACAGCCGTGGAAACTTTCAAAGCCTTGGGGTGCGAAGGCATGTCTCGCGTGGATATGTTTGTTTGTCCAGATGAAAAAATCTACATCAACGAAATCAACACCATCCCCGGATTTACCAACATCAGTATGTACCCAAAGATGTGGGAAGCCACAGGTCTAAAATATTCTGATCTCATCGACACTTTGATTGACCTTGCCATTCAAAGATTCCAAAGAGACCAAAAATTAAAAATCCTTAAGGATTAG
- a CDS encoding TIGR02147 family protein: MKIYEFSDYKAYVNQRVENMPNKGRGQFRKFAELLSVNSVVVSQIFKGARELSLEQANILSNYFGMGELEKEYFFLLVQKGRTSNHELTKYYDQKLKKIAIEMQDVKNIVTNERLSEETQSLFYSNWYYSAIRLSTLIPGNENADKIAAHLSLPIHVVQKVMTFLLNHKLAVEEKGKIKIGPQRTHIEASSPFVNRHHINWRLKGIEHMDNLHPDELFYTSPMTLSAKSMNEIKKMLLKLVVDMSEEVKLAKDEKIACLNIDFFELDK; this comes from the coding sequence ATGAAGATATATGAGTTCTCAGACTATAAAGCCTACGTAAATCAGCGCGTGGAGAACATGCCGAACAAAGGGCGTGGCCAATTTCGGAAGTTCGCAGAACTCCTTTCGGTGAACTCTGTGGTGGTCAGCCAAATTTTTAAAGGCGCCCGGGAACTGAGTTTAGAGCAAGCCAATATTCTTTCTAATTATTTTGGTATGGGGGAGCTGGAGAAAGAATATTTTTTCCTGCTCGTTCAAAAAGGCAGAACTTCTAATCATGAACTCACTAAGTATTACGATCAGAAATTAAAAAAGATCGCAATTGAAATGCAAGACGTAAAAAATATCGTAACGAACGAAAGGCTTTCAGAAGAAACACAATCCTTGTTCTATTCGAATTGGTACTACAGCGCGATTAGGCTTTCTACTTTAATTCCTGGAAATGAAAATGCAGATAAGATCGCGGCCCATCTCAGTCTTCCGATTCATGTCGTACAGAAAGTGATGACGTTTCTTTTGAATCACAAACTTGCTGTGGAAGAAAAAGGTAAAATTAAAATTGGTCCTCAAAGAACTCATATCGAAGCTTCATCGCCTTTTGTGAATCGTCATCATATCAACTGGAGATTAAAAGGCATTGAGCACATGGATAATCTTCACCCAGATGAACTTTTTTATACAAGCCCGATGACGTTATCGGCAAAGTCGATGAATGAAATTAAAAAGATGCTGCTTAAGCTAGTGGTGGATATGTCAGAAGAAGTAAAGCTCGCAAAAGACGAGAAGATCGCTTGTCTCAACATCGACTTCTTCGAGCTCGATAAATAA